One genomic region from Bacteroidota bacterium encodes:
- a CDS encoding transcriptional regulator, whose product MKLDEAKEKFIQAWGTLGSSWGISRTMAQVHALLLISPDALSAEEIMEQLSISRGNANLNVRALIDWGLVQKELRPGERKEFFVAEKDIWKVFRQVAKERRKRELEPMLHALEALRDVEAAKGDREAKAFNDTVEGIYKLGTKADKTLDTMIKADENWFLGTIMKLMR is encoded by the coding sequence ATGAAACTCGACGAAGCGAAAGAGAAGTTTATACAGGCCTGGGGCACCCTCGGATCAAGCTGGGGCATCAGCCGTACAATGGCGCAGGTGCATGCGCTGTTGCTCATTTCGCCCGATGCGCTCAGTGCCGAGGAAATTATGGAGCAGCTTAGTATTTCCCGAGGTAATGCAAACCTTAATGTGCGTGCGCTTATCGACTGGGGGCTGGTGCAGAAAGAGCTTCGTCCCGGCGAGCGGAAAGAGTTTTTTGTGGCCGAGAAAGACATCTGGAAAGTTTTCCGCCAGGTAGCTAAAGAACGCCGCAAACGCGAGCTTGAGCCCATGCTGCATGCGCTGGAAGCCCTGCGCGACGTGGAGGCCGCTAAAGGTGACCGTGAAGCAAAAGCATTCAACGACACTGTTGAAGGCATTTACAAACTCGGCACTAAAGCCGACAAAACCCTTGATACCATGATTAAGGCCGACGAGAACTGGTTTCTTGGAACCATCATGAAATTAATGCGCTAA